The genomic window TGCGAGAGCTCTTCGCTGCCGAAAGTCATGTCGGCGAGTATGAGCTCGAGAACGTCATCTCGCCGGGCGGTCTCGTACCGGGCGACTTGCGCCGTCGGGTTTTCGGCCCCCGCTTTGGCGGGCACAACGCGAATGCCGTCCACCGGATAGGATTGCCCGATTACGGCAAGAGCGGGACATTCGTCCGCGATTTCCCGGAACGGGACGTCGGGCCGGGAGCGATCCGCCGGCGATGCGTCGGCGTCCCCGGCAAGAGCGGCCAGGATCAGCGGCGCCGACCGCGGCTCCGCCCCCGGGACGCCCACTCCATAAGCTCGCGGGGGATGACTCCCGCCGCCCGCCTGACCGATGGGAACACCTCCCCTGTAGACCGGCTCGGCGTACTGGACCCGCCCTTCCTGGTTGACGTAACTGCCGCCCGATTCGAACAGCGTCGATGAAGGGATGACGATGTGAGCCAACCGAAGGATTTCAGAAGGCAGGCAGTCCACCGCGACCAGCAGTTCGAGCTTTTTCAGCGCCCGTTCCAGGCGCGGCCGGTCCGGAAACTCCCGGAGCGGGTCCGCCTCGACCGCCAGGAGCCCTTTGATCGCACCGTTTTCAATTCCTTCGAGCGTTTCCGAAAAAGACCTCTGCCGCGCCGGCGCCCAGAGTGCGGCCCCGAAAGCGTTCGGACCGGGAAGGACGTAAAACAGGCCGGTCCTGCTCCCCCGTTCCAGGATTGCGTCCGCAAGGCCGGCTGCACGATCCGGGGTCGTCTCGCGAGTGACGGCCGTACCGCAGACGATGACGGGAAAACCGCCACCCGCAAGCTTTCCGGCCGGCACCGCAATCGAATCCGCCTTGCCCACCGCCCTCGCACCGCTCACGGGCTTTTGTGCCGGGTCCCGCATCAGTTCTGTCAGCGCGTCCAGAAATCGGTCGATATCGTCCGGATGCATCGCGATGTGCTCGAAGGCAAAGGGCAGCGACACGGGACGCGGATCGACCACCGTGACGAAAGCCTCCCTGCGCCGTGCCTGCCGCATTGCGAGTGCCAGCATGGGGGCCTCATTGACCGGGTCCACGCCCACTGCCAGGATGACGTCGGCGGTTTCAATCTCGCGGAGCGACACCGCCGTCCGGTCACTCAAACCGGCAACAGCCCGCTCCACCCGGTGAGCGAGACCCGGATCGACAAAGTAGCGCGGCGCCCTCCAGCCTTTGCGTTTCACCAGGCGTTCCAACCGGACCTGGGTCTCCAGGCTGTTCCGTGCCGACCCGAGCACCGCTGCCGCATCGGAACCGGCCTCCGCGCAGATCGCCGACAACCGCTCGGATGCGGCCCGAACGGCGGTTTCACAGTCGGTTTCAACACCATCGACCACGGCCCCGCGAGGCCGTTCCACATGGTTCACATATGCCAGGCCATAGCGCCCGCGGTCGCAGATGAAATAACCGTTGACCGCTTCGTTGAAACGCGGTTCGACGCGCATGATCTCACGGTACCTGGCGGCGGCAACGGTGTTGCATCCCAGCGAGCAGTGAATGCAAACGGAAGGGGACCGTTCCAGGTCCCAGTGTCGGACCTTGTAGCGGGAAGGCTTGTCCGTGTAGACCCCCGTGGGGCAAAGTTCCACGAGGTTACCGGCAAACGGGCTCTCCAGGGGCCCGTCCCCGTAGCGTCCGAAGTAAACGTGAGAGGCGATCCCCATCGTTCCGAGATCCCGGTAGCCCGTGTAGTCCTGGTAGAAACGAACGCAACGGGTGCAGTGGATGCAGCGGTTCATTTCATGCGCGATGAAGGCCCCGAGATACTGGTCGCGGTAGGTGCGTTTCCGGCCCGCGTACCGGCGAATGCCGTGGCCGCTCGATGCCGTTTCATCCTGCAGCAGACACTGCCCGCCTTCGTCGCAGACGGGACAGTCGTGAGGGTGATTCAGCATGAGCCATTCGATCACCTGTTTGCGGAAGCTTACCGCCTCCTCGTCCGTCGTGGAAACCACCATGCCGTCCTGAGCCTCGATCATGCAGCTCATCTGGACTCCCTTGAACGGGCCCTGGAGGAATTTCACCGCGCACATCCTGCAGGCCCCCGCCGATCCCAGCGCGTGGTGGTAGCAGAATCGAGGGATCATGATGCCCAGTCGCTCGGCCGCTTCAATGACCTTCGTCCCTTGCGGGACTTCGATTTCGAGGTCGTCTATGATCAAGCTTGGCATGGTTTTCCTCGAACCCCGCGGCGCGGGATGAGAACCCGAACGACATCACGCGCCCTTCCCCCCCCCGTTGAGATGCTTCAATCCTTGAACGGGCACCGCTTCTGACTGATGTGCTCGTGCACCTCGTCGGCAAAGTGATCGAGCAGGCTCTCCACGGGCGAGGCCGCTCCGGGAGCGAGCGCGCAGTATGAGTTCCAGACCTGCCTGGACATGAGCCGCAGCATCGGGATGTATTCTTCCCGCCCCTCCCCTTCTTCGATACGCTCCAGCAAGTCCCGCATGTACGGCAGGCCTTCGCGGCACGGCGTGCACCACCCGCAGGATTCGCGGGCGAAGAAACGCATCAGATTCAGAGTGGCCCCCACGAGGCAGGTCTTCCGGTCGAAGACTATGACGGCTCCCGTGCCGAGCCGGTTCTTCACGGCGGCCATGCCGTCGAAATCCATTCCCGCGTGGAGGTTGTCCCTGGTCAGGAAGTAGGTCGAAGCGCCTCCGGGAAGACAGGCCTTGAACTCGGACCCGGGCGCCATGCCTCCCGCATGTTCTTCGATGATTTCGTTCAACCGGGTCCCCATGGGCAGTTCCACGCACCCGGGCCGGCTCACCTTGCCGCTGATGCAAAACAGCTTGGTTCCCGGAGTCTTCGACCGGGACAGGCCGCGAAACCATTCCGGGCCGTTTCTCAGTATATGGGGCACGTTGGCCAGGGTTTCCACGTTGTTCACCACCGTGGGACGTTCCCAGAGCCCTTTGACCGTCGGATACGGAGGCGGCCGTTGGGGGTTCGGCCGTTTCCCCATGACGGCATTCAGCAGGGCGCTGGCCTCGCCGCAGATGTAGCGCCCGCCGCTGCGATGCACGACGATATCCAGGGAATAATCCGTTCCGAGGATGTTCCTGCCGAGATACCCCGCCTCCCTCGCAATCCGCAGCTCTCTTTCCATGATCGCCGCACTGCTCTCGTAAGAGGGCCTCACGAACAAAAACGCCTTGGAGGCTCCAATGGCGTACCCGGCAAGGATCATTCCCTCGATGATGGTGTGAGGGTCGGCATGGATCAGCACCCGGTCCTTGAAGGTTCCGGGTTCCATCTCATCCGAATTGGCGACCAGGTAGCGCGGGTAGGCCCCGTCCGCCGGAACGGACTCCCATTTCTTGGACGCCGGGAAACCCGCTCCTCCCCGACCCCGCAGGCCGGCCTCGTCCACCACCCGGCAGACCTCCCCGGCGCTCCGCTTGCGCAGGACGTCTCCCAATGCCCGGTAACCGCCCCCGGCCCGATATTCGTCGAGAGTGACGATGCGATCGGGCTTGCGATTCCGAAAGAGTACCTGGGGATACATGGGTCGATTATTCCATTTCGTGAAATTGCGAGTGCTCGATCAGCCGGTCGAGTATCCTGTCGATCTTTTCGCGGGTCAGCCGACCGTAGACATTCCGATTGATCATCATGGCGGGAGCCCTGTCACAATACCCGATGCAGCAAACGGGAAGCAGGGTGAAGAGGCCGTCGGGCGATGTGCCGCCCACGGTGAGCTTAAGCCGTTGGCAAAGGTAATCGATGATCCTTTGGTACCCCTCCATCCAGCAGACGGCGCTGTCGCAGACGTGGATGACGTACCTGCCCACGGGGCTGCGGTAAATATGGTCATAGAAGGTGGCCAGCTCTTCGAGCTCCAGGGTCGTCATTCCGAGAATCCCGGCCGCCTCCTCCATGGCTTCATCGGTCATGTACCCGTAGTGGTCCTGCAATTCGAACATGACATCGATGGCCTGTTCCCGGGGACTTTCCGCCGACGCCGCTTTTCGCGCCAGAGCGCTTCTCATTTCTTCAGGGATCATCTGCGCTTGAAATCCTTCAAAGCAAGATCCAAACGGGCGCAAATTGGGCCCCTCGGGCCCAAACACCCAAGCCCCGGAAATGGGACGATGTTCTTCCCCCCCTCCACGAAATCGCCGACGAGCCTGGAGCGGACCCGCGTTGCGATCACGCCTTCAAAGCGACCTCTCGTTTCAACCACAGTGTGAAAAATCTAAGACCTTGGCATTGAAAGTCAAGAAAGCCTTCCAGGAGCGGCATTCCCAGTCGATCGGGGGGGCAACGGTCCCGCGGTCTTCCGTTCATGCTCGGGAAAGCGTTCTTTCACCTTCCGCGAGCTTGAAAAACCTCGCCTGACATGTTACAGCGGAACTGCATCACGTTTCTTCGACCACCTTGCGAGAACACTGACAACTTTTTGAATACATTGAACAAATTGAATCGGAATCCCTATGGCCGAAATCAAGAGCACTCTGGACCTGGTGATGGAACGAACCAGGAATCTGACCCTGACCGAAGACGAGAAGCGCGAACAGGCGCTGACTGAATTCAGGCAACGCTTCTCCGGATTGACGGGAAGATACCTGGATGGTTTGCTGCCCATTGAAGGTTTCCGAAAAGAACTGCAGAGCCTGCGGGAGACGGTGCCTGCCCTGAACGGCGACATCCTGTGCGATGAAATCGCCCGGCGCCTCGATCCCGACCGGGACAACCGGCAATTGCTCGCGCTCCTGTCCGAAGTCTGTGCGGTGGACACCGGCGTAATCGAGTCCCTCCTGGACGAGTACGCCGCCACCCTTGCGTCCATGACCCGGGATCGCATCGATCACGTCAAGATGCTGTTGTTGGATGCGTGCAAAGTCTCGGGGTCGGCCGTCGTGCCCAACCTCGATGCGGACAGCGATTGGGCCGGGGAAAAGGAGGCGCTCAGGGAGAAGGTTGTCGAGAAGCTGGGCCGTGAAATCGCCGCGGCAAAGCGCTGACCGCCCGGTCTCAGGAATTCCCGGCTCTGCTCGTCCTCCGGATTTTTTTGGGGAACTCGAGGGATGCTCCGCAACAGGATTCGGTGCTCCCTCGCGCAATCGCCGCGCATGCACGCCTCGCAGGTTCCGGCAGCCATGAATGTCGACCCCGGCCGGTATACCCGTCGCAGACCGAGCTATGTGGAAGATAGACTCCCGGGTGAGCCTGTCTTCATGCTTCGCGGGTGTCGCAGGGGGGATGGATAATTGCGTTCAAAATGATACTCTAAAAGCGTGGGGGACATATCCCCCACACCCCCTCGCCGCTTCGCGGCTCCGTGTGGCGCTGCGGCGGCGGCCTTCGGCCGGTCGCCGACAGCGCCGAGCACTCGGCCTCACGCGCTTGCGCGTGTGGCCGAAACTTGGGGGGTGCGGGGGAATCATTCCCCCGCTCTTTTGTGCTTGAAAGATCCATCTTGCACGCAACTTCGTATCAGATGAAGTTGAACCAGTACCTGGCCACGTTCTCGAAATTCCTGCGCACCCGCTCGGCCCCGGCCACCACGTCCCCGTGCCCCGCGAGCATCCACTCCGCATCGAATTCCGAGAGCCGCTTGATGCTCCGCTTCAGCAGTTCGCCGTTTCCGCCGGGAAGATCCGTCCTTC from Syntrophobacter fumaroxidans MPOB includes these protein-coding regions:
- the nuoG gene encoding NADH-quinone oxidoreductase subunit NuoG translates to MPSLIIDDLEIEVPQGTKVIEAAERLGIMIPRFCYHHALGSAGACRMCAVKFLQGPFKGVQMSCMIEAQDGMVVSTTDEEAVSFRKQVIEWLMLNHPHDCPVCDEGGQCLLQDETASSGHGIRRYAGRKRTYRDQYLGAFIAHEMNRCIHCTRCVRFYQDYTGYRDLGTMGIASHVYFGRYGDGPLESPFAGNLVELCPTGVYTDKPSRYKVRHWDLERSPSVCIHCSLGCNTVAAARYREIMRVEPRFNEAVNGYFICDRGRYGLAYVNHVERPRGAVVDGVETDCETAVRAASERLSAICAEAGSDAAAVLGSARNSLETQVRLERLVKRKGWRAPRYFVDPGLAHRVERAVAGLSDRTAVSLREIETADVILAVGVDPVNEAPMLALAMRQARRREAFVTVVDPRPVSLPFAFEHIAMHPDDIDRFLDALTELMRDPAQKPVSGARAVGKADSIAVPAGKLAGGGFPVIVCGTAVTRETTPDRAAGLADAILERGSRTGLFYVLPGPNAFGAALWAPARQRSFSETLEGIENGAIKGLLAVEADPLREFPDRPRLERALKKLELLVAVDCLPSEILRLAHIVIPSSTLFESGGSYVNQEGRVQYAEPVYRGGVPIGQAGGGSHPPRAYGVGVPGAEPRSAPLILAALAGDADASPADRSRPDVPFREIADECPALAVIGQSYPVDGIRVVPAKAGAENPTAQVARYETARRDDVLELILADMTFGSEELSHYSHITQQVEPQPHAVMHAADAAAAGLSDGDRIRLNFAGGPVEIDLMISTTVAQGVLIVPRHRDVDWRRIGSFRATIPLSAVEKV
- a CDS encoding complex I 51 kDa subunit family protein, yielding MYPQVLFRNRKPDRIVTLDEYRAGGGYRALGDVLRKRSAGEVCRVVDEAGLRGRGGAGFPASKKWESVPADGAYPRYLVANSDEMEPGTFKDRVLIHADPHTIIEGMILAGYAIGASKAFLFVRPSYESSAAIMERELRIAREAGYLGRNILGTDYSLDIVVHRSGGRYICGEASALLNAVMGKRPNPQRPPPYPTVKGLWERPTVVNNVETLANVPHILRNGPEWFRGLSRSKTPGTKLFCISGKVSRPGCVELPMGTRLNEIIEEHAGGMAPGSEFKACLPGGASTYFLTRDNLHAGMDFDGMAAVKNRLGTGAVIVFDRKTCLVGATLNLMRFFARESCGWCTPCREGLPYMRDLLERIEEGEGREEYIPMLRLMSRQVWNSYCALAPGAASPVESLLDHFADEVHEHISQKRCPFKD
- the nuoE gene encoding NADH-quinone oxidoreductase subunit NuoE, translating into MIPEEMRSALARKAASAESPREQAIDVMFELQDHYGYMTDEAMEEAAGILGMTTLELEELATFYDHIYRSPVGRYVIHVCDSAVCWMEGYQRIIDYLCQRLKLTVGGTSPDGLFTLLPVCCIGYCDRAPAMMINRNVYGRLTREKIDRILDRLIEHSQFHEME